A window from Calliopsis andreniformis isolate RMS-2024a chromosome 5, iyCalAndr_principal, whole genome shotgun sequence encodes these proteins:
- the Liprin-gamma gene encoding liprin protein kazrin isoform X3 encodes MSAAVENGVEASKPRGVFSRAFAKRAQPFEEALNTLNRLNKEGEALALQDDLTTHPTLALMRRILADAQAKFRVMVEENAATGARLDGELERARGECATLRGELRDVRGALPVVLNNNNGTGNSSPGSNSNNNATGSAASNSNAGSEATEVQQQQSQEDGKRLSADSSPVEKRSSASDKSVSPIDKRTSPVDRKERSSPIDRRSPIEKRNGSPSRSPNEKARRPYAPALEKTRFGGSGGSMDSRSESASPDRGSASRNSFLHRGGDRASGERLRISTNRDALRSNKEMNDHEKDIDKDLVDGEVRAEEDNEPPGPAPGSRPSSPANSLGIGDPLVASRLSNMHGSGSSTGSVELASTRRLRLENERLVAEVARLRRLLLSGAARGDVGAEDAALEEEARFVALEMELQHAKEALQALKADRKRLKAEKFDLLNQMKALYGTLEDKERELRDFIRNYEQRMRENEATLGRLQQQGVGMPSEERERERERERWSLLRAARDEADRSLSLAASLADKEAALSHAHATIKELQRQLAERGGGGICLSDQESLVSFPRGSINGAATPGAGSSSGGGCGIIPHMNSQPPLGSTELGVTGNVGNAAGVGSSGGQAGDRGSCSADSGVRGSSDRESGGATSVGGNLSDSTTDAATTPKDCSPTLSPLNAFSRSMDNSSLSRSVEQLSSPLESEPRRSKQNTPITAPAAHSRSSATRGGTWGSISRVFARSRHRKAANNSSGGSGSNEGSDSFDPYRSWSPLTEEGYAEKLRLLREAASVPMEQWRAPTVLAWLEVALGMPQYGPRCAENVKSGKVLLGLNDAELEEGLGVTHPLHRKKLRLAIEEHRHPSLVRYPCIAQLGHTWVSSEWLPDLGLAQYSESFATNMVDARMLDHLSKKELEKLLGVTRKFHQASIVHGINLLRMLNYDRQALAVRRHQCEQVDTDPLVWTNQRFIRWARNIHLTEYAENLKDSGVHGALVVLEPSFTGDTMATALGIPPAKHMIRRHLTAELEALVAPARSQLEVVPRNSTAGGRPMSTVSAGGSLGRGSRALHLQHHQSSLSALHMAANHSGTVDRRRSSLRGSLSRALGLRPRSEKASPSSSSDTGSLASQYMSSVRSNSPPPPQLPPRPLTGNKRHRRVKSIGDIDYITTAAVSTPV; translated from the exons ATGAGCGCAGCTGTAGAAAATGGCGTGGAGGCCTCGAAGCCGCGTGGTGTTTTCTCGAGGGCATTTGCTAAACGGGCGCAGCCCTTCGAGGAAG CTCTCAATACACTAAACCGTCTAAACAAAGAAGGCGAAGCACTTGCCCTTCAGGATGATCTCACAACACACCCCACCTTGGCCTTGATGCGACGCATCCTCGCAGATGCACAG GCAAAATTTCGCGTGATGGTGGAGGAGAACGCAGCGACAGGCGCCCGGCTTGACGGGGAGCTGGAACGAGCTAGGGGTGAATGTGCCACGCTTCGTGGAGAGCTCAGAGACGTTCGTGGCGCTCTGCCGGTGGTGTTGAACAACAATAATGGTACAGGAAATAGCAGCCCTGGTAGCAACAGTAACAACAATGCCACTGGCAGCGCCGCAAGCAACAGCAACGCTGGCTCAGAGGCGACAGAGGTTCAACAGCAGCAATCACAGGAGGATGGGAAGCGACTGAGCGCTGACAGCAGCCCCGTGGAGAAGAGGAGCTCGGCCAGCGATAAGTCAGTCAGTCCTATTGATAAGAGAACCAGTCCAGTCGATAGGAAGGAGAGGAGCAGCCCCATCGACCGTCGCAGCCCTATAG AAAAGCGCAATGGCTCCCCAAGTCGTAGTCCAAACGAAAAGGCGCGCCGACCTTACGCCCCCGCCTTGGAAAAGACTCGATTCGGTGGCTCGGGTGGAAGCATGGATTCTCGATCAGAAAGTGCCAGTCCAGACCGAGGGTCAGCCAGCAGAAACAGCTTCCTCCATCGGGGAGGTGACCGAGCCAGCGGGGAGAGATTACGCATATCAACGAATCGCGATGCCCTGCGATCCAACAAGGAAATGAACGATCATGAGAAAGACATCGATAAGGATCTAGTGGACGGCGAGGTCAGAGCTGAAGAGGACAATGAACCACCTGGACCAGCCCCTGGCAGCAGACCCTCGTCCCCAGCTAATTCGCTCG GGATTGGCGATCCCCTAGTGGCATCGAGGCTGTCTAACATGCATGGCAGCGGAAGCAGCACAGGGTCTGTGGAACTGGCTAGTACGAGGAGACTTCGACTAGAGAACGAACGACTGGTGGCGGAAGTAGCAAGATTGAGGAGATTGTTACTCAGCGGGGCGGCACGTGGTGACGTTGGTGCCGAGGATGCAGCCCTCGAAGAAGAGGCACGATTCGTTGCCCTCGAGATGGAATTACAGCACGCTAAAGAAGCTCTTCAAGCTCTCAAGGCTGATCGGAAGAGGCTCAAGGCCGAAAAGTTCGATCTCCTTAATCAGATGAAGGCACTGTATGGCACACTAGAGGACAAGGAACGGGAGTTGCGCGATTTCATCAGAAATTACGAGCAG CGGATGCGGGAAAACGAGGCAACCTTAGGGCGCCTTCAGCAACAAGGAGTCGGCATGCCTTCGGAGGAAAGGGAACGCGAGAGGGAACGAGAACGCTGGAGCCTTTTGAGGGCTGCTAGGGACGAAGCTGATCGAAGCCTCAGCCTCGCAGCTAGTTTGGCCGACAAAGAAGCCGCCCTTTCGCACGCACACGCGACTATAAAAGAG TTGCAGCGTCAATTGGCGGAAAGGGGTGGCGGCGGTATCTGCTTGAGCGACCAGGAATCCTTGGTCTCATTCCCGAGGGGTAGCATAAACGGGGCGGCGACGCCAGGCGCCGGAAGCAGCAGCGGCGGTGGCTGTGGTATCATCCCTCATATGAATTCTCAACCGCCATTAGGCAGCACAGAACTAGGAGTGACTGGGAACGTCGGCAATGCGGCAGGTGTTGGTTCTTCCGGTGGACAGGCTGGCGATCGAGGAAGTTGCAGCGCTGACAGTGGCGTTCGAGGATCCAGCGACAGAGAAAGTGGTGGTGCTACCAGCGTTGGTGGAAATCTGTCTGATTCAACCACCGATG CAGCGACCACGCCGAAAGACTGCAGCCCTACCCTGTCGCCCTTGAatgcgttctctaggtccatggACAATTCTTCGTTGTCGCGGTCGGTCGAGCAGCTGTCCAGCCCGCTGGAGTCTGAGCCGCGAAGAAGTAAACAAAACACACCTATCACGGCACCTGCCGCGCATTCGCGTTCTTCTGCGACTCGTGGAGGCACCTGGGGTTCCATTTCTAG aGTATTTGCACGCTCACGACATCGAAAGGCTGCAAACAACTCCAGTGGCGGAAGTGGAAGCAACGAAGGGTCTGATAGCTTTGATCCTTATAGATCGTGGTCACCACTTACCGAGGAAGGTTACGCTGAGAAACTTCGTTTGCTTAGAGAAGCCGCATCTGTACCTATGGAGCAGTGGAGAGCACCCACGGTTTTAGCCTGGCTTGAAGTTGCGCTTGGTATGCCACAGTATGGTCCGCGGTGTGCTGAGAACGTTAAATCTGGAAAG GTTCTACTGGGGCTTAATGACGCGGAATTAGAGGAGGGGTTGGGAGTGACACATCCTCTTCACAGAAAGAAGTTACGTTTAGCCATCGAAGAGCATCGACATCCAAGTCTTGTTCGATATCCATGCATCGCTCAACTGGGTCACACCTGGGTCAGCTCCGAGTGGTTACCTGACCTCGGATTAGCCCAATACTCTGAGAGTTTTGCTACCAATATGGTAGATGCACGGATGCTCGATCACTTGAGCAAGAAGGAACTGGAGAAGCTTCTCGGGGTGACCAGAAAGTTTCATCAAGCCAGCATCGTGCATGGAATTAATCTACTGCGAATGCTGAACTACGATCGACAG GCACTTGCAGTCAGAAGACACCAGTGCGAGCAAGTCGATACGGACCCCTTAGTTTGGACAAATCAGAGGTTTATTCGATGGGCGAGGAATATCCATTTGACTGAATATGCAGAGAATTTGAAAG ACTCAGGTGTCCATGGTGCTCTGGTCGTGCTAGAACCATCCTTTACGGGTGACACGATGGCTACAGCTTTGGGTATACCACCAGCTAAACATATGATCAGACGACATCTAACTGCTGAATTGGAAGCACTCGTCGCTCCAGCAAG AAGTCAGCTGGAAGTGGTCCCAAGGAACAGCACCGCCGGGGGTCGTCCGATGAGCACTGTGAGCGCAGGTGGTAGCCTCGGTCGTGGAAGCAGAGCGTTGCACCTTCAGCATCATCAGAGTTCCCTCTCGGCCCTACACATGGCGGCTAATCATTCTGGCACGGTTGACAGACGCAGATCCAGTCTCAGG GGATCGTTGAGTCGAGCACTAGGTCTGCGACCGAGAAGTGAAAAGGCCTCGCCATCGTCATCATCAGACACAGGGAGTCTAGCCAGCCAGTATATGAGCAGTGTCCGCAGTAACTCTCCACCTCCACCGCAATTACCCCCGAGGCCTTTGACAGGGAACAAGAGGCATCGCAGGGTGAAAAGCATCGGCGACATTGACTACATAACAACTGCAGCTGTGAGCACTCCCGTTTGA
- the Liprin-gamma gene encoding liprin protein kazrin isoform X2, whose amino-acid sequence MSAAVENGVEASKPRGVFSRAFAKRAQPFEEALNTLNRLNKEGEALALQDDLTTHPTLALMRRILADAQAKFRVMVEENAATGARLDGELERARGECATLRGELRDVRGALPVVLNNNNGTGNSSPGSNSNNNATGSAASNSNAGSEATEVQQQQSQEDGKRLSADSSPVEKRSSASDKSVSPIDKRTSPVDRKERSSPIDRRSPIEKRNGSPSRSPNEKARRPYAPALEKTRFGGSGGSMDSRSESASPDRGSASRNSFLHRGGDRASGERLRISTNRDALRSNKEMNDHEKDIDKDLVDGEVRAEEDNEPPGPAPGSRPSSPANSLGIGDPLVASRLSNMHGSGSSTGSVELASTRRLRLENERLVAEVARLRRLLLSGAARGDVGAEDAALEEEARFVALEMELQHAKEALQALKADRKRLKAEKFDLLNQMKALYGTLEDKERELRDFIRNYEQRMRENEATLGRLQQQGVGMPSEERERERERERWSLLRAARDEADRSLSLAASLADKEAALSHAHATIKELQRQLAERGGGGICLSDQESLVSFPRGSINGAATPGAGSSSGGGCGIIPHMNSQPPLGSTELGVTGNVGNAAGVGSSGGQAGDRGSCSADSGVRGSSDRESGGATSVGGNLSDSTTDATTPKDCSPTLSPLNAFSRSMDNSSLSRSVEQLSSPLESEPRRSKQNTPITAPAAHSRSSATRGGTWGSISRVFARSRHRKAANNSSGGSGSNEGSDSFDPYRSWSPLTEEGYAEKLRLLREAASVPMEQWRAPTVLAWLEVALGMPQYGPRCAENVKSGKVLLGLNDAELEEGLGVTHPLHRKKLRLAIEEHRHPSLVRYPCIAQLGHTWVSSEWLPDLGLAQYSESFATNMVDARMLDHLSKKELEKLLGVTRKFHQASIVHGINLLRMLNYDRQALAVRRHQCEQVDTDPLVWTNQRFIRWARNIHLTEYAENLKDSGVHGALVVLEPSFTGDTMATALGIPPAKHMIRRHLTAELEALVAPARSQLEVVPRNSTAGGRPMSTVSAGGSLGRGSRALHLQHHQSSLSALHMAANHSGTVDRRRSSLRLSWKSSQGSLSRALGLRPRSEKASPSSSSDTGSLASQYMSSVRSNSPPPPQLPPRPLTGNKRHRRVKSIGDIDYITTAAVSTPV is encoded by the exons ATGAGCGCAGCTGTAGAAAATGGCGTGGAGGCCTCGAAGCCGCGTGGTGTTTTCTCGAGGGCATTTGCTAAACGGGCGCAGCCCTTCGAGGAAG CTCTCAATACACTAAACCGTCTAAACAAAGAAGGCGAAGCACTTGCCCTTCAGGATGATCTCACAACACACCCCACCTTGGCCTTGATGCGACGCATCCTCGCAGATGCACAG GCAAAATTTCGCGTGATGGTGGAGGAGAACGCAGCGACAGGCGCCCGGCTTGACGGGGAGCTGGAACGAGCTAGGGGTGAATGTGCCACGCTTCGTGGAGAGCTCAGAGACGTTCGTGGCGCTCTGCCGGTGGTGTTGAACAACAATAATGGTACAGGAAATAGCAGCCCTGGTAGCAACAGTAACAACAATGCCACTGGCAGCGCCGCAAGCAACAGCAACGCTGGCTCAGAGGCGACAGAGGTTCAACAGCAGCAATCACAGGAGGATGGGAAGCGACTGAGCGCTGACAGCAGCCCCGTGGAGAAGAGGAGCTCGGCCAGCGATAAGTCAGTCAGTCCTATTGATAAGAGAACCAGTCCAGTCGATAGGAAGGAGAGGAGCAGCCCCATCGACCGTCGCAGCCCTATAG AAAAGCGCAATGGCTCCCCAAGTCGTAGTCCAAACGAAAAGGCGCGCCGACCTTACGCCCCCGCCTTGGAAAAGACTCGATTCGGTGGCTCGGGTGGAAGCATGGATTCTCGATCAGAAAGTGCCAGTCCAGACCGAGGGTCAGCCAGCAGAAACAGCTTCCTCCATCGGGGAGGTGACCGAGCCAGCGGGGAGAGATTACGCATATCAACGAATCGCGATGCCCTGCGATCCAACAAGGAAATGAACGATCATGAGAAAGACATCGATAAGGATCTAGTGGACGGCGAGGTCAGAGCTGAAGAGGACAATGAACCACCTGGACCAGCCCCTGGCAGCAGACCCTCGTCCCCAGCTAATTCGCTCG GGATTGGCGATCCCCTAGTGGCATCGAGGCTGTCTAACATGCATGGCAGCGGAAGCAGCACAGGGTCTGTGGAACTGGCTAGTACGAGGAGACTTCGACTAGAGAACGAACGACTGGTGGCGGAAGTAGCAAGATTGAGGAGATTGTTACTCAGCGGGGCGGCACGTGGTGACGTTGGTGCCGAGGATGCAGCCCTCGAAGAAGAGGCACGATTCGTTGCCCTCGAGATGGAATTACAGCACGCTAAAGAAGCTCTTCAAGCTCTCAAGGCTGATCGGAAGAGGCTCAAGGCCGAAAAGTTCGATCTCCTTAATCAGATGAAGGCACTGTATGGCACACTAGAGGACAAGGAACGGGAGTTGCGCGATTTCATCAGAAATTACGAGCAG CGGATGCGGGAAAACGAGGCAACCTTAGGGCGCCTTCAGCAACAAGGAGTCGGCATGCCTTCGGAGGAAAGGGAACGCGAGAGGGAACGAGAACGCTGGAGCCTTTTGAGGGCTGCTAGGGACGAAGCTGATCGAAGCCTCAGCCTCGCAGCTAGTTTGGCCGACAAAGAAGCCGCCCTTTCGCACGCACACGCGACTATAAAAGAG TTGCAGCGTCAATTGGCGGAAAGGGGTGGCGGCGGTATCTGCTTGAGCGACCAGGAATCCTTGGTCTCATTCCCGAGGGGTAGCATAAACGGGGCGGCGACGCCAGGCGCCGGAAGCAGCAGCGGCGGTGGCTGTGGTATCATCCCTCATATGAATTCTCAACCGCCATTAGGCAGCACAGAACTAGGAGTGACTGGGAACGTCGGCAATGCGGCAGGTGTTGGTTCTTCCGGTGGACAGGCTGGCGATCGAGGAAGTTGCAGCGCTGACAGTGGCGTTCGAGGATCCAGCGACAGAGAAAGTGGTGGTGCTACCAGCGTTGGTGGAAATCTGTCTGATTCAACCACCGATG CGACCACGCCGAAAGACTGCAGCCCTACCCTGTCGCCCTTGAatgcgttctctaggtccatggACAATTCTTCGTTGTCGCGGTCGGTCGAGCAGCTGTCCAGCCCGCTGGAGTCTGAGCCGCGAAGAAGTAAACAAAACACACCTATCACGGCACCTGCCGCGCATTCGCGTTCTTCTGCGACTCGTGGAGGCACCTGGGGTTCCATTTCTAG aGTATTTGCACGCTCACGACATCGAAAGGCTGCAAACAACTCCAGTGGCGGAAGTGGAAGCAACGAAGGGTCTGATAGCTTTGATCCTTATAGATCGTGGTCACCACTTACCGAGGAAGGTTACGCTGAGAAACTTCGTTTGCTTAGAGAAGCCGCATCTGTACCTATGGAGCAGTGGAGAGCACCCACGGTTTTAGCCTGGCTTGAAGTTGCGCTTGGTATGCCACAGTATGGTCCGCGGTGTGCTGAGAACGTTAAATCTGGAAAG GTTCTACTGGGGCTTAATGACGCGGAATTAGAGGAGGGGTTGGGAGTGACACATCCTCTTCACAGAAAGAAGTTACGTTTAGCCATCGAAGAGCATCGACATCCAAGTCTTGTTCGATATCCATGCATCGCTCAACTGGGTCACACCTGGGTCAGCTCCGAGTGGTTACCTGACCTCGGATTAGCCCAATACTCTGAGAGTTTTGCTACCAATATGGTAGATGCACGGATGCTCGATCACTTGAGCAAGAAGGAACTGGAGAAGCTTCTCGGGGTGACCAGAAAGTTTCATCAAGCCAGCATCGTGCATGGAATTAATCTACTGCGAATGCTGAACTACGATCGACAG GCACTTGCAGTCAGAAGACACCAGTGCGAGCAAGTCGATACGGACCCCTTAGTTTGGACAAATCAGAGGTTTATTCGATGGGCGAGGAATATCCATTTGACTGAATATGCAGAGAATTTGAAAG ACTCAGGTGTCCATGGTGCTCTGGTCGTGCTAGAACCATCCTTTACGGGTGACACGATGGCTACAGCTTTGGGTATACCACCAGCTAAACATATGATCAGACGACATCTAACTGCTGAATTGGAAGCACTCGTCGCTCCAGCAAG AAGTCAGCTGGAAGTGGTCCCAAGGAACAGCACCGCCGGGGGTCGTCCGATGAGCACTGTGAGCGCAGGTGGTAGCCTCGGTCGTGGAAGCAGAGCGTTGCACCTTCAGCATCATCAGAGTTCCCTCTCGGCCCTACACATGGCGGCTAATCATTCTGGCACGGTTGACAGACGCAGATCCAGTCTCAGG TTGTCGTGGAAGAGCTCACAG GGATCGTTGAGTCGAGCACTAGGTCTGCGACCGAGAAGTGAAAAGGCCTCGCCATCGTCATCATCAGACACAGGGAGTCTAGCCAGCCAGTATATGAGCAGTGTCCGCAGTAACTCTCCACCTCCACCGCAATTACCCCCGAGGCCTTTGACAGGGAACAAGAGGCATCGCAGGGTGAAAAGCATCGGCGACATTGACTACATAACAACTGCAGCTGTGAGCACTCCCGTTTGA
- the Liprin-gamma gene encoding liprin protein kazrin isoform X4, producing the protein MSAAVENGVEASKPRGVFSRAFAKRAQPFEEALNTLNRLNKEGEALALQDDLTTHPTLALMRRILADAQAKFRVMVEENAATGARLDGELERARGECATLRGELRDVRGALPVVLNNNNGTGNSSPGSNSNNNATGSAASNSNAGSEATEVQQQQSQEDGKRLSADSSPVEKRSSASDKSVSPIDKRTSPVDRKERSSPIDRRSPIEKRNGSPSRSPNEKARRPYAPALEKTRFGGSGGSMDSRSESASPDRGSASRNSFLHRGGDRASGERLRISTNRDALRSNKEMNDHEKDIDKDLVDGEVRAEEDNEPPGPAPGSRPSSPANSLGIGDPLVASRLSNMHGSGSSTGSVELASTRRLRLENERLVAEVARLRRLLLSGAARGDVGAEDAALEEEARFVALEMELQHAKEALQALKADRKRLKAEKFDLLNQMKALYGTLEDKERELRDFIRNYEQRMRENEATLGRLQQQGVGMPSEERERERERERWSLLRAARDEADRSLSLAASLADKEAALSHAHATIKELQRQLAERGGGGICLSDQESLVSFPRGSINGAATPGAGSSSGGGCGVGSSGGQAGDRGSCSADSGVRGSSDRESGGATSVGGNLSDSTTDAATTPKDCSPTLSPLNAFSRSMDNSSLSRSVEQLSSPLESEPRRSKQNTPITAPAAHSRSSATRGGTWGSISRVFARSRHRKAANNSSGGSGSNEGSDSFDPYRSWSPLTEEGYAEKLRLLREAASVPMEQWRAPTVLAWLEVALGMPQYGPRCAENVKSGKVLLGLNDAELEEGLGVTHPLHRKKLRLAIEEHRHPSLVRYPCIAQLGHTWVSSEWLPDLGLAQYSESFATNMVDARMLDHLSKKELEKLLGVTRKFHQASIVHGINLLRMLNYDRQALAVRRHQCEQVDTDPLVWTNQRFIRWARNIHLTEYAENLKDSGVHGALVVLEPSFTGDTMATALGIPPAKHMIRRHLTAELEALVAPARSQLEVVPRNSTAGGRPMSTVSAGGSLGRGSRALHLQHHQSSLSALHMAANHSGTVDRRRSSLRLSWKSSQGSLSRALGLRPRSEKASPSSSSDTGSLASQYMSSVRSNSPPPPQLPPRPLTGNKRHRRVKSIGDIDYITTAAVSTPV; encoded by the exons ATGAGCGCAGCTGTAGAAAATGGCGTGGAGGCCTCGAAGCCGCGTGGTGTTTTCTCGAGGGCATTTGCTAAACGGGCGCAGCCCTTCGAGGAAG CTCTCAATACACTAAACCGTCTAAACAAAGAAGGCGAAGCACTTGCCCTTCAGGATGATCTCACAACACACCCCACCTTGGCCTTGATGCGACGCATCCTCGCAGATGCACAG GCAAAATTTCGCGTGATGGTGGAGGAGAACGCAGCGACAGGCGCCCGGCTTGACGGGGAGCTGGAACGAGCTAGGGGTGAATGTGCCACGCTTCGTGGAGAGCTCAGAGACGTTCGTGGCGCTCTGCCGGTGGTGTTGAACAACAATAATGGTACAGGAAATAGCAGCCCTGGTAGCAACAGTAACAACAATGCCACTGGCAGCGCCGCAAGCAACAGCAACGCTGGCTCAGAGGCGACAGAGGTTCAACAGCAGCAATCACAGGAGGATGGGAAGCGACTGAGCGCTGACAGCAGCCCCGTGGAGAAGAGGAGCTCGGCCAGCGATAAGTCAGTCAGTCCTATTGATAAGAGAACCAGTCCAGTCGATAGGAAGGAGAGGAGCAGCCCCATCGACCGTCGCAGCCCTATAG AAAAGCGCAATGGCTCCCCAAGTCGTAGTCCAAACGAAAAGGCGCGCCGACCTTACGCCCCCGCCTTGGAAAAGACTCGATTCGGTGGCTCGGGTGGAAGCATGGATTCTCGATCAGAAAGTGCCAGTCCAGACCGAGGGTCAGCCAGCAGAAACAGCTTCCTCCATCGGGGAGGTGACCGAGCCAGCGGGGAGAGATTACGCATATCAACGAATCGCGATGCCCTGCGATCCAACAAGGAAATGAACGATCATGAGAAAGACATCGATAAGGATCTAGTGGACGGCGAGGTCAGAGCTGAAGAGGACAATGAACCACCTGGACCAGCCCCTGGCAGCAGACCCTCGTCCCCAGCTAATTCGCTCG GGATTGGCGATCCCCTAGTGGCATCGAGGCTGTCTAACATGCATGGCAGCGGAAGCAGCACAGGGTCTGTGGAACTGGCTAGTACGAGGAGACTTCGACTAGAGAACGAACGACTGGTGGCGGAAGTAGCAAGATTGAGGAGATTGTTACTCAGCGGGGCGGCACGTGGTGACGTTGGTGCCGAGGATGCAGCCCTCGAAGAAGAGGCACGATTCGTTGCCCTCGAGATGGAATTACAGCACGCTAAAGAAGCTCTTCAAGCTCTCAAGGCTGATCGGAAGAGGCTCAAGGCCGAAAAGTTCGATCTCCTTAATCAGATGAAGGCACTGTATGGCACACTAGAGGACAAGGAACGGGAGTTGCGCGATTTCATCAGAAATTACGAGCAG CGGATGCGGGAAAACGAGGCAACCTTAGGGCGCCTTCAGCAACAAGGAGTCGGCATGCCTTCGGAGGAAAGGGAACGCGAGAGGGAACGAGAACGCTGGAGCCTTTTGAGGGCTGCTAGGGACGAAGCTGATCGAAGCCTCAGCCTCGCAGCTAGTTTGGCCGACAAAGAAGCCGCCCTTTCGCACGCACACGCGACTATAAAAGAG TTGCAGCGTCAATTGGCGGAAAGGGGTGGCGGCGGTATCTGCTTGAGCGACCAGGAATCCTTGGTCTCATTCCCGAGGGGTAGCATAAACGGGGCGGCGACGCCAGGCGCCGGAAGCAGCAGCGGCGGTGGCTGTG GTGTTGGTTCTTCCGGTGGACAGGCTGGCGATCGAGGAAGTTGCAGCGCTGACAGTGGCGTTCGAGGATCCAGCGACAGAGAAAGTGGTGGTGCTACCAGCGTTGGTGGAAATCTGTCTGATTCAACCACCGATG CAGCGACCACGCCGAAAGACTGCAGCCCTACCCTGTCGCCCTTGAatgcgttctctaggtccatggACAATTCTTCGTTGTCGCGGTCGGTCGAGCAGCTGTCCAGCCCGCTGGAGTCTGAGCCGCGAAGAAGTAAACAAAACACACCTATCACGGCACCTGCCGCGCATTCGCGTTCTTCTGCGACTCGTGGAGGCACCTGGGGTTCCATTTCTAG aGTATTTGCACGCTCACGACATCGAAAGGCTGCAAACAACTCCAGTGGCGGAAGTGGAAGCAACGAAGGGTCTGATAGCTTTGATCCTTATAGATCGTGGTCACCACTTACCGAGGAAGGTTACGCTGAGAAACTTCGTTTGCTTAGAGAAGCCGCATCTGTACCTATGGAGCAGTGGAGAGCACCCACGGTTTTAGCCTGGCTTGAAGTTGCGCTTGGTATGCCACAGTATGGTCCGCGGTGTGCTGAGAACGTTAAATCTGGAAAG GTTCTACTGGGGCTTAATGACGCGGAATTAGAGGAGGGGTTGGGAGTGACACATCCTCTTCACAGAAAGAAGTTACGTTTAGCCATCGAAGAGCATCGACATCCAAGTCTTGTTCGATATCCATGCATCGCTCAACTGGGTCACACCTGGGTCAGCTCCGAGTGGTTACCTGACCTCGGATTAGCCCAATACTCTGAGAGTTTTGCTACCAATATGGTAGATGCACGGATGCTCGATCACTTGAGCAAGAAGGAACTGGAGAAGCTTCTCGGGGTGACCAGAAAGTTTCATCAAGCCAGCATCGTGCATGGAATTAATCTACTGCGAATGCTGAACTACGATCGACAG GCACTTGCAGTCAGAAGACACCAGTGCGAGCAAGTCGATACGGACCCCTTAGTTTGGACAAATCAGAGGTTTATTCGATGGGCGAGGAATATCCATTTGACTGAATATGCAGAGAATTTGAAAG ACTCAGGTGTCCATGGTGCTCTGGTCGTGCTAGAACCATCCTTTACGGGTGACACGATGGCTACAGCTTTGGGTATACCACCAGCTAAACATATGATCAGACGACATCTAACTGCTGAATTGGAAGCACTCGTCGCTCCAGCAAG AAGTCAGCTGGAAGTGGTCCCAAGGAACAGCACCGCCGGGGGTCGTCCGATGAGCACTGTGAGCGCAGGTGGTAGCCTCGGTCGTGGAAGCAGAGCGTTGCACCTTCAGCATCATCAGAGTTCCCTCTCGGCCCTACACATGGCGGCTAATCATTCTGGCACGGTTGACAGACGCAGATCCAGTCTCAGG TTGTCGTGGAAGAGCTCACAG GGATCGTTGAGTCGAGCACTAGGTCTGCGACCGAGAAGTGAAAAGGCCTCGCCATCGTCATCATCAGACACAGGGAGTCTAGCCAGCCAGTATATGAGCAGTGTCCGCAGTAACTCTCCACCTCCACCGCAATTACCCCCGAGGCCTTTGACAGGGAACAAGAGGCATCGCAGGGTGAAAAGCATCGGCGACATTGACTACATAACAACTGCAGCTGTGAGCACTCCCGTTTGA